Proteins encoded together in one Yersinia mollaretii ATCC 43969 window:
- a CDS encoding EscV/YscV/HrcV family type III secretion system export apparatus protein — protein sequence MNKIAGLLLDIRKRPELMVLIIMVMVIAMLIIPLPTFLVDLLIGLNIMISVLIFLGSFYITRVLDFRSFPSILLITTLFRLALSISTSRLILLEADAGDIIATFGQFVIQDNLVVGMVVFAIVTIVQFIVITKGSERIAEVAARFSLDAMPGKQMSIDADLRAGVIDEATVKEKRNDMENESQLYGSFDGAMKFIKGDAIAGIIIIFVNLIGGISVGMAQQGMDMSSALNTFSLLTIGDGLVAQIPALLISISAGFIVTRVGGNEKNLGENIVSELFAKDFTILITGIIVCAIGFLPGFPTLIFLLLSGLMFGLLWYRLHQKRQEKKRLSGEGQSEAEVSPDVAEGETRRESQESEDEYVPETLPIIISVSQAHKALLEENHFLSRIKKDIFVRYGYRIPDIAINYSPIVPDNKIIVLINEVQAGEYHICFGGFRLLTVNDELEYLGLELIRFSDENRVVSTWLAGQYKDEIQQLGLAVRDDMHEMIDCIGTLLLHHINEFFGIQETKNLLDDLERKYPELLKECYRHATVQKITEVFQRLLMEKISIRNMKLILETLVQWVPKEKDGMMLVEYVRGAMARYISSRFATDGRLNVLMLNTQYEDAIRQGIRQASGGGFLNLDPAKTDEIIQAFSLALENSYFSVRDINVLVPVDIRRFVKKILESRFPELEVLSFNEISETVKVNVIKTV from the coding sequence ATGAATAAAATTGCCGGACTATTGTTAGATATTCGCAAACGTCCTGAATTAATGGTGCTAATCATCATGGTGATGGTGATTGCCATGCTGATTATCCCTTTGCCGACTTTTTTAGTCGACCTGCTAATTGGTTTGAATATCATGATATCCGTATTGATATTCTTGGGTTCATTTTATATTACACGGGTGCTGGATTTCAGATCGTTTCCTTCCATTTTATTAATTACCACCTTATTCCGTCTGGCACTCTCGATCAGTACCAGCCGTCTTATTTTGCTAGAGGCGGATGCTGGCGACATTATTGCCACCTTTGGGCAATTTGTGATTCAGGACAATCTGGTGGTAGGGATGGTGGTATTTGCCATCGTCACCATCGTGCAGTTTATTGTGATCACCAAAGGTTCTGAACGTATTGCCGAAGTGGCCGCCCGCTTCTCACTGGATGCCATGCCGGGTAAACAGATGAGCATTGATGCTGACCTGCGTGCTGGTGTGATCGATGAAGCGACAGTCAAAGAGAAACGTAATGATATGGAGAATGAGAGCCAGCTTTACGGCTCATTTGATGGCGCGATGAAGTTTATTAAAGGTGACGCCATCGCCGGGATTATCATTATTTTTGTTAACTTGATTGGCGGTATTTCTGTCGGTATGGCGCAGCAGGGCATGGATATGTCGAGTGCATTGAATACCTTCAGCTTGCTGACCATTGGTGATGGTCTGGTGGCGCAAATACCGGCACTGCTTATCTCCATCAGCGCCGGTTTCATTGTGACTCGCGTGGGCGGGAATGAAAAAAACCTCGGCGAGAATATTGTCTCTGAGCTGTTCGCCAAAGACTTTACCATCCTGATTACCGGCATCATTGTTTGTGCTATCGGCTTCCTACCCGGATTTCCGACCCTGATTTTCCTGCTGCTGTCCGGCTTAATGTTTGGGCTGTTGTGGTATCGCCTCCACCAGAAGCGCCAAGAGAAAAAACGACTCTCTGGCGAAGGGCAGAGTGAGGCTGAAGTTAGCCCTGATGTGGCGGAAGGTGAAACCCGACGGGAGAGCCAAGAGTCGGAGGATGAATATGTTCCGGAAACGCTGCCGATTATTATTTCTGTCAGCCAAGCCCACAAGGCGTTGCTGGAGGAGAACCATTTTCTCTCCCGCATCAAGAAAGATATTTTTGTGCGCTATGGTTACCGTATTCCTGATATTGCGATTAACTACTCTCCGATAGTTCCAGACAATAAAATCATTGTGCTGATTAATGAAGTACAGGCGGGTGAATATCATATCTGCTTTGGGGGCTTCCGCCTGCTGACGGTAAATGATGAGCTGGAATATCTTGGATTGGAGTTAATTCGTTTTAGTGATGAAAACCGAGTGGTCAGTACTTGGCTTGCTGGTCAATATAAGGATGAGATTCAACAGCTGGGCTTGGCCGTACGCGATGATATGCACGAAATGATCGACTGTATCGGAACACTGTTATTGCATCATATTAATGAATTCTTTGGCATCCAAGAAACCAAAAATTTACTCGACGATCTGGAAAGAAAATACCCTGAGTTATTAAAAGAGTGTTATCGCCACGCGACAGTACAAAAAATTACTGAAGTATTTCAGCGTCTACTGATGGAAAAAATATCCATCCGTAATATGAAACTGATTTTGGAAACACTGGTGCAGTGGGTGCCGAAAGAGAAAGACGGCATGATGTTGGTTGAATATGTCCGGGGCGCGATGGCGCGTTATATCTCTTCTCGTTTTGCGACTGATGGGCGTCTTAATGTCCTGATGCTCAATACCCAGTACGAAGATGCTATTCGTCAAGGTATCCGCCAAGCGTCTGGCGGTGGTTTCCTTAATCTTGATCCAGCAAAAACAGATGAGATTATTCAGGCATTTTCTCTGGCACTGGAAAATAGCTATTTCTCTGTCCGCGACATAAATGTACTTGTCCCCGTCGATATTCGACGCTTTGTGAAAAAAATCCTTGAAAGTCGTTTCCCTGAATTGGAGGTGCTCTCATTTAATGAGATCTCCGAAACAGTGAAAGTGAATGTTATTAAAACCGTGTAG
- a CDS encoding type III secretion system protein — MKYRFVEALNTFLSTEGRQDLINSQLDCHSTIQLELNESPPINVDLVTNDVILWSNLYEYHGINLDAVSYPLLSDLLEYTPRCFQVGQPALNITNNTFVLSAVMHEDAMSDPQLFSASLEEFYERSSRLMTLLTA, encoded by the coding sequence ATGAAATACCGTTTTGTTGAAGCATTAAATACCTTTTTATCTACTGAAGGTCGTCAAGACTTAATTAACTCGCAGTTAGATTGTCATTCCACTATTCAGCTAGAGCTGAATGAATCACCGCCTATTAACGTGGATCTGGTGACGAATGATGTCATTTTGTGGAGCAATCTCTATGAATATCACGGCATCAATCTTGATGCGGTCAGTTATCCCTTATTAAGTGATCTGCTGGAATATACACCGCGCTGTTTTCAGGTGGGCCAACCAGCGCTGAATATTACCAATAACACCTTTGTCCTCTCTGCCGTGATGCATGAAGACGCAATGAGTGACCCACAGTTATTCTCCGCCAGTCTGGAAGAGTTTTACGAACGTAGCAGCCGCCTTATGACTCTGCTAACAGCCTAA
- the sctN gene encoding type III secretion system ATPase SctN encodes MKIFETCAHPSRIHGCLIEAPLHGVFIGEICLIERDLRQSEVIAKAQVVGFRGDLTILSLIGRAQGLTREVVIRPTGQPFVFEMGDHLAGKIYNAAGEEVGVLNSEAVLAEPSFTVLRRVDNPPVAVELRRPVSEPLVTGVRAIDGLLTCGQGQRMGIFAAAGSGKTSLMSMIMNHAVADICIVALIGERGREVTEFIHELQVSPRSAQTILVYATSDSPAVERCNAALLATAMAEYFRDQGRDVLLFVDSMTRYARALRDVALAAGELPARRGYPASVFEQLPLLLERPGAVQHGSITAFYTVLLESEEESDPIGDEIRSIIDGHIYLSAKLAGRGHYPAIDILHSISRVFSKVSTPVHRQAAAKTRDMLGRLDQIQLYLDLGEYQRGENADNDHALDNREVIEGFLQQSMDETGDFASTLNQLSELTD; translated from the coding sequence ATGAAAATTTTTGAAACCTGCGCGCACCCGTCGCGCATTCATGGTTGCCTTATCGAAGCCCCGCTGCATGGTGTTTTTATTGGTGAAATCTGTCTGATTGAGCGCGATTTGCGCCAGTCGGAAGTGATTGCCAAAGCCCAAGTGGTGGGTTTTCGCGGTGATCTCACCATCTTAAGTTTGATTGGGCGGGCGCAGGGGTTGACGCGTGAAGTGGTGATCCGCCCGACGGGTCAGCCGTTTGTGTTTGAGATGGGTGATCACTTGGCGGGCAAGATCTATAACGCGGCCGGAGAGGAGGTCGGCGTACTGAACAGTGAGGCCGTTTTAGCCGAGCCTTCATTCACTGTGCTGCGGCGGGTAGATAACCCACCCGTTGCTGTGGAACTGCGTCGCCCAGTCAGTGAGCCGCTGGTGACGGGGGTCAGAGCGATTGATGGTCTGCTCACCTGTGGTCAGGGGCAGCGCATGGGGATTTTTGCGGCGGCAGGGAGCGGTAAAACCTCCCTGATGAGCATGATTATGAATCATGCGGTGGCGGATATTTGTATCGTCGCACTCATTGGTGAACGTGGCCGTGAGGTGACCGAGTTTATCCATGAGTTGCAGGTATCACCGCGCAGCGCACAAACCATTTTGGTGTACGCCACCTCGGACAGCCCGGCAGTAGAGCGCTGCAATGCAGCCCTATTGGCGACGGCGATGGCGGAATATTTCCGTGATCAAGGGCGCGATGTTCTGCTGTTTGTTGACTCCATGACCCGCTATGCGCGCGCCTTGCGTGATGTCGCGCTGGCCGCAGGGGAACTTCCGGCCCGCCGTGGCTACCCCGCTTCTGTTTTCGAACAACTGCCATTACTGCTGGAGCGCCCCGGCGCGGTGCAGCATGGCTCCATCACCGCGTTTTATACCGTGCTGTTGGAGAGTGAAGAGGAGTCCGACCCTATTGGCGACGAGATTCGCTCCATTATCGATGGTCATATCTACCTCAGTGCCAAACTCGCCGGACGGGGTCACTACCCCGCGATTGATATTTTGCACAGCATCAGCCGTGTGTTCTCGAAGGTGAGTACCCCGGTGCATCGTCAGGCGGCGGCCAAAACACGAGATATGCTCGGGCGGCTCGATCAGATCCAGCTCTATCTCGATCTGGGTGAGTATCAGCGTGGCGAGAATGCGGACAATGACCATGCACTGGATAACCGAGAGGTGATTGAGGGCTTTTTACAGCAGTCGATGGATGAGACGGGGGATTTCGCCAGCACCCTCAATCAGCTCAGTGAGTTGACCGACTGA
- a CDS encoding type III secretion protein has protein sequence MVAIKQAPTSTSLDLKGDDSARISSSAIRRGESEQRVSSVRGEAQKKAAELLDKLLLDKTKQRKKQQEEPTVPTLWVPTMPINSLPLSAPVKLHFAQPLVSEQAPAGEVLAPISEAAAERPQAVEVAPTKSISLEKNITLAKLGSEQVPTPVVDKKSSVVVADTFTRPNVIPQESGDQQLAGLSPVAGENPVMLNTSVPTFSAEGDKAAMAHTPLPTPAPDMPRVVTRDSLFNTAESGRESASSAPFADKKENAQGDERPQGVVTQPSTTPAATLSDAVEIKAPPQTLPEGMAAEGMMAKGEPMTEHRTLSYTFTQWKNSPMVTFELSGAGELTALTASAEVQQALQENHYLLESENPLHFRDDEQDKERRGRQQSEQEDEA, from the coding sequence ATGGTGGCGATAAAACAAGCACCCACTAGCACCTCGCTTGATCTCAAGGGGGATGACTCGGCCCGGATCTCCTCGTCAGCGATACGACGGGGTGAGAGTGAGCAGAGAGTGAGTTCAGTGCGGGGGGAAGCGCAAAAAAAAGCAGCAGAGTTGTTGGATAAATTGTTGCTGGATAAAACCAAGCAACGCAAAAAACAGCAGGAGGAGCCGACAGTACCCACACTGTGGGTTCCCACAATGCCGATAAACAGCCTGCCGCTGAGTGCACCCGTGAAGCTGCATTTTGCGCAGCCGCTGGTTTCCGAGCAGGCACCCGCAGGTGAGGTTTTGGCTCCTATCTCTGAGGCAGCGGCAGAGCGACCACAGGCGGTAGAGGTAGCACCTACGAAATCCATCTCACTTGAGAAAAACATCACTCTAGCGAAACTCGGCAGTGAACAAGTGCCGACTCCGGTGGTGGACAAGAAGAGTAGTGTCGTGGTGGCTGACACCTTCACTCGGCCGAATGTGATCCCGCAGGAGAGCGGTGATCAGCAGCTTGCTGGCTTATCTCCAGTGGCGGGAGAGAACCCGGTGATGTTGAACACCTCTGTTCCCACTTTTTCCGCCGAGGGTGATAAAGCGGCGATGGCCCACACGCCACTCCCCACACCGGCCCCTGATATGCCGCGTGTCGTGACCCGAGATTCTCTGTTTAACACAGCAGAATCTGGGCGTGAATCAGCCTCTTCTGCGCCTTTTGCAGATAAAAAGGAGAACGCACAGGGTGATGAGCGGCCACAGGGGGTGGTCACACAACCCTCGACAACACCTGCTGCCACACTCAGTGATGCGGTCGAGATAAAAGCGCCTCCTCAGACCTTACCGGAGGGGATGGCTGCTGAGGGGATGATGGCGAAGGGGGAACCGATGACGGAGCATCGCACCCTGAGCTACACCTTTACCCAGTGGAAAAACAGCCCGATGGTGACCTTCGAATTGTCGGGGGCTGGGGAGCTGACCGCCCTGACCGCCAGTGCAGAAGTGCAACAGGCGCTACAAGAAAATCACTATTTGCTGGAGTCTGAAAACCCGCTGCACTTTCGTGATGACGAACAGGATAAAGAGCGTCGTGGTCGGCAGCAATCAGAGCAAGAGGATGAGGCATGA
- a CDS encoding FliM/FliN family flagellar motor switch protein produces the protein MTLLKIRRLSALHIQVMRWQQRYQPDNSTITPQTGERYFRLQLLSATEKVSALIPVERWCHFCWPELNSCAWQGLDEPNLIRIFTQQNDGGTFFSGAFRVENIEVVEGGAVNWPWLTVTEPTLGTVLLASPFSQLEAMPAEQKVWPDVTQQIDWVLGYSHISARLLQTLALRDVLCIQQLQLHLTVTGRAVARFQKQQEGVFVVEEMIDDTPEAEETLPRLDEVLPENVPRPFDVAGVTVKLTFVLGHSDIPLQELAHIQPGAVYELGADKDREVKIYANSVSQLLERFRQDNSTFETMIQLLTKMTEDLHRYNAGYLQ, from the coding sequence ATGACCCTGCTTAAAATCCGTCGGCTCAGTGCACTTCACATTCAGGTGATGCGCTGGCAACAGCGCTATCAACCGGACAACAGCACCATCACTCCCCAAACGGGGGAGCGCTATTTTCGACTGCAATTGTTGAGCGCCACTGAAAAAGTGTCGGCGCTCATCCCGGTTGAGCGTTGGTGTCATTTCTGTTGGCCGGAACTGAACAGTTGTGCTTGGCAGGGGCTGGATGAACCCAATCTCATCCGCATTTTTACGCAGCAAAACGACGGCGGGACTTTTTTCAGCGGCGCGTTTCGTGTGGAGAACATTGAGGTTGTGGAGGGCGGGGCGGTCAATTGGCCTTGGCTTACCGTCACAGAGCCAACACTGGGGACGGTGTTGTTAGCGTCACCTTTCAGCCAGCTTGAGGCGATGCCCGCCGAGCAGAAAGTCTGGCCGGATGTGACTCAACAGATCGATTGGGTGCTGGGCTACAGCCACATCAGCGCCCGACTATTACAGACGCTAGCGCTCCGCGATGTGCTCTGTATTCAACAATTGCAATTGCACTTAACTGTAACGGGTCGCGCAGTCGCCCGCTTTCAAAAACAGCAAGAGGGAGTATTCGTGGTGGAAGAGATGATTGATGATACGCCAGAGGCGGAAGAGACCCTGCCGAGGCTGGATGAGGTGCTGCCGGAGAACGTGCCACGCCCATTTGATGTGGCGGGTGTCACTGTGAAATTGACCTTTGTATTGGGTCACAGCGATATTCCGTTACAGGAGTTGGCGCATATCCAGCCGGGGGCGGTGTATGAGCTGGGCGCGGATAAAGATCGTGAAGTGAAAATCTATGCCAATAGCGTATCGCAATTGCTGGAGAGATTCCGTCAGGATAACAGCACCTTTGAAACCATGATTCAATTGCTGACCAAAATGACCGAAGATCTGCATCGTTATAATGCAGGCTATCTTCAATAA
- a CDS encoding acyl carrier protein encodes MTVENPHHSWLLSELAQIRTYAFQAQNIDMQSRLIIDLHLDSLEMLELVSSVEKQSQQPLEDTIWMAWYRVQDVLDYLEAVCPMEQALS; translated from the coding sequence ATGACCGTAGAAAACCCACACCATAGCTGGCTACTGAGTGAGTTAGCGCAGATCCGCACTTATGCGTTTCAGGCACAAAATATTGATATGCAATCACGCCTGATTATCGATCTGCATCTTGATTCTCTCGAGATGCTGGAGCTGGTCTCCTCCGTGGAGAAACAGAGCCAACAGCCGCTGGAAGACACGATTTGGATGGCGTGGTATCGGGTACAAGATGTGCTGGATTACCTTGAAGCGGTCTGCCCAATGGAACAAGCCCTCTCTTAA
- a CDS encoding DUF3772 domain-containing protein has product MALTFGLIGFMKKMGYVVSRQYSPLLCLLLALVFTSTAGVAFAATAADSATENSEEPAKPAVSVQLISLQKQLDKLKQSISVSASDNQLSVLNETALALVRDADILLADLKPKREQLQAQLDVLGPPPAAGALAETPVVAQQRRALNTRKVQLEGQNEQALAIKTNADNLTTQITSLRRTALKSQIALNSGSILGANFWAPIVNPNNDDDQRLKDFMQELGDAWSAAWEPEWRFGTSMYLLLTLLLGAFGFRFLDILTAWFCTKCLPQGPLRRSFMASATTLSTVLITVTMAQCLARAFTRTPDASQVVMDFSLAFVQLMFFSALVAGLGRAFLSNQRPSWRLPAIADEVAVSLKLFPPLLAGCILIFGAIDQMNNMINISVSGAIFGNGISALLMALTAAIIPLRANRVRRNLIINGEKPEAYSTVAGLIHFAIGITAIAILLSLLVGYIALAKFLSYKLVWSCLVLACLYLLIHLFVDSAESLFSPTSSAGKAIKQSLNIDDRHLAQAATLLSATSKVLLILLAIIALLNGTFGSTTPISLLQKAMELLSGEGLEKLNIVPTNLLNAAICLLVGLYILKAARRWLNNEFLPKTQMDNGIKTSAVTLFSNIGYVLVILLTLSVLGIQWNKLAWIVSALSVGIGFGLQEIVKNFISGIILLTERPVKVGDLISISGVEGDIRRINVRATEIQLSDRSTVIVPNSQLISQNVRNATMANAQGVVTIALTFPLDLDVELARTLLIEAYEEHESILATPAPSVKFSQLSPDGIVLSVTGLVPSPRMVSDTKSALLFSILTRLRAAGVSLAVASNRSAPTAN; this is encoded by the coding sequence GTGGCACTCACTTTCGGGTTAATCGGTTTTATGAAAAAGATGGGCTATGTGGTTTCGCGTCAATATTCTCCACTGCTTTGCCTGCTGCTGGCGCTGGTTTTTACCTCCACAGCCGGGGTAGCCTTTGCGGCAACCGCCGCAGATTCTGCCACTGAAAACAGTGAAGAACCCGCCAAACCGGCGGTGTCGGTACAGCTCATTAGCCTGCAAAAACAGCTTGATAAGCTGAAGCAGAGCATCTCGGTGAGTGCCTCCGACAATCAGCTCAGTGTGTTGAATGAAACCGCATTAGCACTGGTTCGTGATGCCGATATTCTGCTCGCCGATCTGAAACCCAAGCGGGAACAACTGCAAGCGCAGCTAGATGTGTTAGGCCCACCGCCAGCGGCTGGCGCATTAGCCGAAACCCCAGTGGTGGCCCAGCAGCGGCGGGCACTCAATACCCGAAAAGTCCAGTTGGAGGGGCAAAATGAGCAGGCTCTGGCGATTAAAACCAATGCGGATAACCTGACCACACAGATTACCTCGTTACGGCGCACTGCACTGAAATCGCAAATTGCCTTAAATTCCGGCAGCATTCTGGGGGCCAATTTCTGGGCGCCGATTGTCAATCCGAATAACGATGACGACCAACGATTAAAAGATTTTATGCAAGAACTGGGCGATGCCTGGAGTGCCGCTTGGGAGCCAGAATGGCGTTTCGGCACCTCAATGTACCTGCTGCTGACACTGTTGCTCGGCGCATTCGGCTTTAGGTTCCTCGACATCCTGACCGCTTGGTTCTGTACCAAATGCCTGCCGCAAGGCCCATTGCGCCGCAGCTTTATGGCGTCGGCAACCACCCTATCAACCGTGCTGATTACTGTGACCATGGCACAGTGCCTCGCGCGGGCCTTTACTCGCACGCCGGATGCATCACAGGTGGTGATGGATTTCTCGTTGGCTTTTGTTCAGTTGATGTTCTTCTCGGCGTTAGTCGCGGGTCTGGGGCGGGCATTTTTATCTAACCAGCGCCCATCATGGCGTTTACCCGCCATTGCGGATGAAGTCGCCGTCTCGCTGAAGCTGTTCCCACCGTTATTAGCCGGTTGCATCCTGATTTTTGGCGCGATTGATCAGATGAATAACATGATCAATATCAGCGTCTCTGGAGCCATTTTTGGTAATGGCATCTCGGCCCTGTTAATGGCGCTTACCGCCGCGATTATTCCGTTACGGGCTAATCGGGTGCGCCGAAATCTGATCATCAATGGTGAAAAACCGGAAGCTTACTCCACAGTGGCGGGGCTGATTCATTTCGCCATCGGTATTACCGCCATCGCCATATTATTGTCACTGTTGGTCGGTTATATCGCGCTGGCAAAATTCTTAAGCTATAAACTGGTCTGGAGTTGTCTGGTACTGGCCTGCTTATATTTACTGATCCACTTGTTCGTTGATTCAGCGGAAAGTCTCTTCTCCCCCACCAGCAGCGCCGGTAAAGCCATTAAGCAATCGCTGAATATTGACGATCGCCATTTAGCACAAGCCGCGACGTTATTATCCGCCACCAGCAAAGTGCTCCTGATATTGCTGGCGATCATCGCCCTGCTCAACGGCACCTTTGGCTCTACCACCCCGATTTCATTGCTGCAAAAAGCCATGGAGCTACTCAGCGGCGAGGGGCTGGAAAAGTTAAATATCGTGCCCACCAATTTACTGAATGCCGCGATCTGCCTGCTGGTCGGGTTATATATCTTAAAAGCGGCGCGGCGCTGGCTCAATAATGAGTTTCTGCCGAAAACCCAGATGGATAACGGCATTAAAACCTCGGCGGTCACCCTATTCAGCAATATCGGTTATGTGCTGGTGATTCTGCTGACATTATCGGTGCTCGGTATCCAATGGAATAAGTTAGCTTGGATTGTCAGCGCGCTGTCGGTCGGTATCGGTTTTGGTTTGCAGGAGATCGTGAAGAACTTTATTTCTGGGATTATTTTGCTGACAGAGCGGCCGGTTAAAGTGGGCGATTTGATCAGTATCAGTGGGGTGGAGGGGGATATTCGCCGCATCAATGTTCGCGCCACTGAAATCCAACTCAGTGACCGCTCAACCGTGATCGTGCCGAACTCCCAATTGATTTCGCAGAATGTGCGCAATGCCACCATGGCCAATGCCCAAGGGGTGGTCACTATCGCGCTGACCTTCCCGCTCGATTTAGATGTTGAACTGGCGCGGACACTGCTGATCGAAGCCTACGAAGAGCACGAGTCTATACTCGCAACACCAGCACCTTCGGTGAAATTTAGCCAGTTAAGCCCGGACGGTATTGTGCTCAGTGTGACCGGATTAGTGCCCAGCCCACGGATGGTGAGCGACACCAAAAGCGCCTTATTATTCAGTATACTAACGCGGCTGCGGGCGGCTGGCGTCTCACTGGCGGTGGCGAGCAACAGAAGCGCACCGACGGCGAATTAA
- a CDS encoding DUF1127 domain-containing protein, with translation MNNIIKDQIDECCSSVVRASQKRRNIFIRLSLKAYRYLNQWNEQRKTANTMARLNSNQLRDIGLTREDIKRDYSRPFWR, from the coding sequence ATGAATAATATAATTAAAGATCAAATAGATGAATGCTGCTCGTCCGTTGTGAGAGCCAGCCAAAAACGCCGTAATATTTTTATTCGGTTATCACTGAAAGCATACAGATATCTAAATCAATGGAATGAGCAGCGCAAAACGGCCAATACTATGGCACGGTTGAATTCAAACCAACTCAGAGATATCGGCTTAACACGGGAAGATATCAAGCGGGATTACAGCCGCCCGTTTTGGCGCTGA